The following proteins come from a genomic window of Pseudomonas cichorii:
- a CDS encoding DUF1835 domain-containing protein — MSTRSASLSNDGRINLEQQRKRAKALLQRMKNGAAPDELSMISRTYASASVTLSDAQWLIARELGFSSWPKLKAHVDAVEFAARHPDFEASDEARTVHWRCGNDIAHSLQLAGFKGSFRMLTDPLCMGPVQDLPAEAYKALRSQFINEAFGVDVADAARRFDDEYSNLSQLSDADHSVLWCEADAYDQLFLIRALAGLERLPRKLELIEVDRVPGVQRFIGIGQLAPDVLAWLWPQRRRVDEDALLLARQAWLAYCDSSPAALAKLAHEPNAALPFLAPALLRQLQELPGIRDGLSLTERLTLQYVDEAGPVACGRVFAELMAKREPLPFLGDMMFHAMMRPLIDTPRPLLIESEAHLEWPRRLLTITPLGKQVLRGEAYWLEHAAHERWVGGVCIRPGQSHWVIDERLMPVWRD, encoded by the coding sequence ATGTCTACTCGTTCTGCGTCATTGTCCAATGACGGTCGTATCAACCTTGAGCAGCAGCGCAAGCGGGCCAAGGCGCTTTTGCAGCGCATGAAAAATGGCGCTGCGCCTGATGAGCTTTCGATGATTTCACGCACTTATGCCTCCGCGTCTGTGACCTTGTCCGATGCCCAGTGGCTGATCGCCCGGGAACTGGGTTTCAGCAGTTGGCCCAAGCTCAAGGCCCATGTGGATGCGGTGGAGTTTGCGGCGCGGCATCCGGATTTCGAGGCGAGTGACGAAGCGCGTACCGTGCATTGGCGTTGCGGCAACGACATTGCGCACAGCCTGCAACTGGCAGGTTTCAAGGGTTCGTTCCGGATGCTGACGGACCCGCTGTGCATGGGGCCGGTCCAGGATCTGCCTGCCGAGGCGTACAAGGCGCTGCGCAGCCAGTTCATCAACGAGGCTTTCGGGGTTGATGTGGCCGACGCCGCACGACGGTTCGATGATGAATATTCCAACCTCTCGCAGTTGAGCGACGCCGACCATAGTGTGCTGTGGTGCGAAGCGGATGCTTATGATCAGCTTTTCCTGATACGGGCGCTGGCGGGGCTTGAGCGTCTGCCGCGCAAGCTTGAGCTGATCGAGGTGGATCGGGTGCCCGGCGTTCAGCGCTTCATCGGCATCGGGCAACTGGCGCCCGATGTACTTGCCTGGCTTTGGCCACAGCGCAGGCGGGTGGATGAGGACGCGCTGTTGTTGGCGCGTCAGGCGTGGCTGGCTTATTGCGATTCATCTCCCGCGGCCTTGGCGAAACTGGCTCATGAACCGAACGCCGCCCTGCCCTTTCTCGCGCCCGCGCTGTTACGGCAATTGCAGGAGTTACCGGGTATTCGCGATGGCTTGTCGCTCACTGAGCGCCTGACTTTGCAGTATGTGGACGAGGCTGGCCCCGTGGCATGCGGCAGGGTTTTCGCCGAACTGATGGCCAAACGCGAGCCGCTGCCGTTTCTGGGGGATATGATGTTTCACGCGATGATGCGACCGCTGATCGATACTCCGCGCCCCTTGCTGATCGAGTCGGAGGCTCATCTGGAATGGCCTCGTCGCCTGTTGACGATTACGCCATTGGGCAAGCAGGTTTTGAGGGGTGAGGCATATTGGCTGGAGCATGCCGCTCATGAGCGTTGGGTCGGTGGTGTCTGCATACGTCCTGGGCAGTCTCATTGGGTGATTGATGAGCGGTTGATGCCGGTCTGGCGTGATTAG
- a CDS encoding hybrid sensor histidine kinase/response regulator has product MSDSKVRVNNRVTGDISHPQKDIFFAAVETTRMPMIFTDPHRPDNPIIFANQAFLEMTGYSADEIVGRNCRFLQGPETDRAVVAALRQAIADKQDIATEILNYKKDGSSFWNALFMSPVFNDNGDLVYFFASQLDVSRRRDAEDALRQAQKMEALGQLTGGIAHDFNNLLQVMGGYIGLIDSATDKSSIDVPRIKRSVEHAKSAVDRASTLTKQLLAFARKQKLQGRVLNLNQVVTGMEALIERTFGAEVPVEYSLEPALLNCRLDPSQAEVALLNILINARDALIGRQDRRVFIETRNIIVKDLASVSYDGLLPGSYVSISITDNGIGMPASIRDRVMDPFFTTKEEGQGTGLGLSMVYGFAKQSGGAARIYSEEDVGTTLRLYFPVDDASISIHDHATPVASKTGSERILIVEDRPDVAELAKMVLEDYGYVTDMVLNAREALKRFESGETYDLLFTDLIMPGGMNGVMLAREVKRRYPKIKVLLTTGYAESSIERTDLGGTEFEVVSKPCMPHDLARKVRQVLDGPNGVA; this is encoded by the coding sequence GTGAGCGATAGTAAAGTCCGGGTGAATAACCGGGTAACGGGTGATATCTCTCATCCACAAAAAGATATCTTTTTTGCAGCCGTCGAAACCACCCGGATGCCGATGATATTTACCGACCCTCATCGCCCGGATAATCCGATCATCTTTGCCAATCAGGCTTTTCTCGAGATGACGGGCTATTCAGCCGATGAGATCGTGGGCCGTAACTGTCGCTTTCTGCAAGGGCCGGAAACGGATCGTGCAGTTGTCGCCGCCTTGCGCCAGGCCATTGCAGACAAACAAGACATCGCGACGGAAATCCTGAACTACAAGAAGGACGGCTCGTCGTTCTGGAACGCCCTGTTCATGTCGCCAGTCTTCAATGACAATGGCGATCTTGTTTACTTTTTCGCCTCACAACTGGATGTCAGCCGCCGCCGGGATGCTGAGGATGCCTTGCGTCAGGCCCAGAAAATGGAAGCACTGGGCCAATTGACCGGCGGGATTGCCCATGACTTCAATAACCTGTTGCAGGTCATGGGGGGTTACATCGGCCTGATCGACTCAGCCACCGACAAGTCCAGCATCGATGTCCCTCGCATCAAACGAAGCGTCGAGCACGCCAAGTCGGCCGTTGACCGTGCCAGCACCCTGACCAAGCAACTCCTGGCCTTTGCCCGAAAGCAGAAGCTGCAAGGCCGGGTGCTGAACCTCAATCAGGTGGTCACGGGCATGGAGGCCTTGATCGAGCGTACTTTCGGTGCAGAAGTTCCGGTTGAGTACAGCCTTGAGCCCGCCCTTCTCAACTGTCGCCTCGACCCGAGCCAGGCCGAAGTTGCTCTGCTGAACATCCTGATCAACGCACGGGATGCGCTGATTGGCAGGCAGGACCGTCGGGTGTTCATCGAAACGCGAAACATCATCGTGAAGGACCTGGCCAGCGTCTCTTATGACGGCCTGCTGCCGGGCAGTTACGTGAGTATTTCGATCACAGACAATGGCATCGGCATGCCTGCCAGCATTCGCGACCGGGTTATGGACCCGTTCTTCACGACCAAGGAAGAAGGCCAGGGCACCGGTCTTGGGCTGTCGATGGTCTATGGCTTTGCCAAGCAATCGGGCGGAGCGGCGCGGATCTACTCCGAGGAAGATGTCGGGACCACACTGCGCCTCTACTTCCCGGTGGATGATGCCAGCATCAGCATTCATGACCACGCTACACCGGTTGCCAGCAAAACTGGCAGCGAACGCATCCTGATCGTCGAGGATCGACCCGACGTCGCAGAGCTGGCCAAGATGGTGCTGGAAGATTACGGCTACGTCACTGACATGGTGCTCAATGCCCGGGAAGCGCTGAAGCGTTTTGAAAGCGGCGAGACGTATGACCTGCTTTTCACCGACCTGATCATGCCGGGCGGGATGAACGGGGTGATGCTGGCCAGGGAAGTGAAACGGCGCTACCCGAAAATCAAGGTGCTGCTGACCACGGGTTACGCCGAAAGCTCTATCGAGCGGACTGACCTGGGCGGTACCGAGTTTGAAGTAGTGTCCAAGCCTTGCATGCCTCACGATCTCGCCAGAAAAGTACGCCAGGTGCTCGACGGTCCCAACGGCGTAGCCTGA
- a CDS encoding type II toxin-antitoxin system RelB/DinJ family antitoxin, protein MAATLKTTDVRCRIDEELKDRATAVLNACGLTLSDGLRLFLRQVVATQGLPFEVRAPSEKTAQAMAQAREIRRQFDSLDDMLRDADGKTGKEKKARRPAKTVHADT, encoded by the coding sequence ATGGCTGCAACACTTAAAACCACTGACGTGCGTTGTCGCATCGACGAGGAGTTGAAGGATCGTGCCACCGCAGTACTGAATGCATGCGGGCTGACCCTCAGTGACGGCTTGCGTCTTTTTCTCCGCCAAGTTGTGGCAACTCAAGGGCTGCCTTTCGAGGTTCGCGCCCCTTCAGAAAAAACCGCTCAGGCCATGGCACAAGCGCGTGAAATTCGTCGTCAGTTCGACTCTCTCGATGACATGTTAAGGGATGCTGACGGCAAAACCGGAAAAGAAAAAAAAGCGCGCCGACCTGCCAAAACAGTGCACGCAGACACCTGA
- a CDS encoding BRO-N domain-containing protein, protein MYPLNPSAPCTEQFEALVFNRHHRALRAVTCDAQAWFCLSDLARLMGKMLDERATLKLDPDQRRTAWLHAHGRWEKCMLLSESGVFAMLVHHYIPENRALRHWLTHEVLPVLHQQHAVKGDQPNLNQMQWFGNALSVLQWRSESWIRFRDVPHVVMEVAPQPRRGIWRKLLEALGGKRFVM, encoded by the coding sequence ATGTACCCCCTCAATCCCTCTGCGCCCTGCACAGAACAATTTGAAGCCCTCGTTTTCAACCGCCATCACCGCGCCTTGCGTGCCGTCACGTGTGACGCTCAGGCATGGTTTTGCCTGTCGGACCTTGCGCGTCTGATGGGCAAAATGCTGGACGAACGCGCCACCCTCAAGCTCGACCCCGATCAACGTCGCACCGCCTGGCTGCATGCCCATGGCCGTTGGGAAAAGTGCATGCTGCTCAGTGAGTCCGGTGTGTTTGCGATGCTGGTTCATCATTACATCCCCGAAAATCGCGCCTTGCGCCACTGGCTGACCCATGAGGTGTTGCCGGTTTTGCATCAGCAACATGCAGTCAAGGGCGATCAACCCAACCTGAATCAGATGCAATGGTTCGGCAATGCCCTGAGCGTATTGCAATGGCGCAGCGAATCATGGATTCGATTCAGGGATGTGCCGCATGTGGTCATGGAGGTGGCCCCCCAACCCAGACGAGGAATATGGCGCAAACTGCTGGAAGCCCTGGGTGGCAAACGATTCGTGATGTGA
- a CDS encoding type II toxin-antitoxin system YafQ family toxin: MLTAKPEKKKKRADLPKQCTQTPEFKKSWERYKRAGLRDMNEVRKVMVMLFLGEPLPPEYLDHALKGEWSGYRECHIGGDFLLIYDMARADLVTFVDLGSHAELFK, translated from the coding sequence ATGCTGACGGCAAAACCGGAAAAGAAAAAAAAGCGCGCCGACCTGCCAAAACAGTGCACGCAGACACCTGAATTTAAAAAGTCCTGGGAGCGTTATAAGCGCGCAGGGCTTCGCGACATGAATGAAGTCCGCAAGGTTATGGTGATGCTGTTCTTGGGGGAGCCGTTACCTCCCGAGTATCTGGATCATGCACTGAAGGGAGAATGGTCCGGGTATCGGGAATGTCACATCGGCGGAGACTTTCTTCTGATTTATGACATGGCCCGAGCCGATCTAGTGACCTTTGTCGATCTCGGCAGCCATGCTGAATTGTTCAAATAG
- a CDS encoding AAA family ATPase codes for MSSINSFGVEQLRSFGEKEQLIPVKKINVFVGKNSCGKSTFLRTYPLLRQSVESDTRTPILWYGAYVDFGDFNTALHDGGNEITFDFDTTLDIVDTALYDGWEWSHVRASALYLDESSVEHPANIKIKLRRRDRESLITTIIFSLYGSQVKLTYSGEEVLSLEVECVELKIKDSYPVSVVFNKGAIIPRVVRDIREVTIKNQGKRKVIVDTMHVEPVNKMIKFLSKYHHKAKQERKMREQISTIPFSYGADLYGHIKEAFSSDKFFLKKLDENAQYITKVCFNYILAQHIHSFWGGADDLFKNFFGGVRYLGPLRASAERFYRYQDLQIAEIDHTGANLPMVINSLDARKKRELSDWMFSNFGFKIELVTTGLHYAIQIKEEHDDKFHNVSDMGFGYSQILPVIVSIWLELVDKGKGVRLKKNKSRTIVIEQPELHLHPDLQYKFGLAIAKVASLADSKSFNFVIETHSKHLIDALGKSVRSNVMDESDINITLFEKEKNGKTLVSFSGFDDEGYLIDWPAGFLSA; via the coding sequence ATGAGTAGTATTAATAGTTTTGGTGTTGAGCAGCTTCGTAGTTTCGGTGAAAAAGAACAGCTCATACCTGTGAAGAAAATTAATGTATTTGTTGGGAAAAATAGCTGCGGGAAAAGCACGTTTTTAAGAACTTATCCATTGTTGCGTCAATCAGTGGAGTCAGATACGCGTACCCCGATACTGTGGTACGGTGCATATGTTGATTTTGGTGATTTTAATACTGCTCTTCATGATGGCGGGAATGAGATTACGTTTGATTTTGATACAACTTTAGATATTGTAGATACAGCATTGTACGATGGTTGGGAGTGGAGTCATGTTAGGGCTAGTGCTCTTTATTTGGATGAGAGCAGTGTAGAACATCCTGCAAATATAAAAATAAAGCTAAGAAGGCGGGATAGAGAAAGTTTGATCACTACTATAATATTTAGCCTGTATGGTTCTCAGGTTAAGCTTACCTACTCAGGCGAAGAAGTTCTTTCTTTAGAGGTGGAGTGCGTAGAGTTAAAGATTAAGGATTCGTACCCTGTTTCAGTTGTTTTTAACAAGGGGGCAATCATACCTCGTGTGGTTCGAGATATACGAGAGGTGACCATAAAGAATCAAGGCAAGCGCAAAGTTATTGTTGATACTATGCATGTGGAGCCTGTGAATAAAATGATTAAGTTTTTATCTAAATATCATCACAAGGCTAAACAGGAGCGTAAGATGAGGGAGCAGATTTCCACAATTCCTTTCTCTTATGGTGCCGATCTTTATGGGCACATTAAAGAGGCGTTTTCTTCGGATAAATTCTTCTTGAAGAAGTTGGATGAGAATGCGCAGTATATTACCAAGGTGTGTTTTAATTATATATTGGCTCAGCATATTCATTCATTTTGGGGGGGGGCTGATGACCTGTTTAAAAACTTCTTTGGCGGTGTTCGATATCTAGGTCCTCTTAGGGCTTCTGCAGAGCGATTTTACAGGTATCAAGATTTACAAATTGCAGAAATTGACCATACGGGTGCTAACCTGCCTATGGTAATTAACTCTCTTGATGCAAGGAAAAAGCGAGAGTTAAGCGACTGGATGTTCTCAAATTTTGGTTTTAAAATTGAGCTGGTAACTACTGGTCTTCATTATGCTATCCAAATAAAAGAGGAGCATGATGATAAGTTTCATAATGTTAGTGATATGGGGTTTGGTTATTCTCAGATTCTTCCTGTGATTGTTTCTATCTGGTTGGAGCTAGTTGATAAGGGTAAGGGGGTTAGGCTGAAGAAAAATAAATCAAGGACGATAGTTATTGAACAGCCTGAACTGCATTTGCATCCAGATTTGCAATATAAGTTTGGCCTGGCAATTGCTAAGGTTGCATCGCTCGCTGATTCAAAGAGCTTTAACTTTGTTATTGAGACTCACAGCAAGCATTTGATCGACGCATTAGGAAAAAGCGTACGTAGTAATGTTATGGATGAAAGTGATATTAATATTACCTTGTTTGAAAAGGAGAAGAATGGAAAAACTTTAGTGTCTTTTTCTGGCTTCGATGATGAAGGTTATCTTATCGACTGGCCTGCTGGCTTTCTATCGGCGTAA